From a region of the Triticum aestivum cultivar Chinese Spring chromosome 7D, IWGSC CS RefSeq v2.1, whole genome shotgun sequence genome:
- the LOC123166450 gene encoding IRK-interacting protein, which translates to MAAEAASGPSSSARPPAAFPATRQEIQAAIAKATELRALHAALLQGGGANAAACAAYAGRSPAVIRVPPAASPAFPRAAAVAEDYPVFTPAYGEEPLGGMNCIRQDNRSLSENWSGIGLDHEGAEDEVAFSDLDNHNTFSSSNSELHFSSSNEHTRNRIPRRNHHSFLHPALSADSFLKSASRRTDSAESKATTTCNTCKPATISRGPEADANALKNLSSVVPQSNHHPSVGSRTRQKGTNVLSWLLPKSKRKTKSDMSPSTAECENMSQLLKEWGVFSLESLKKELAEANEHRDAALQEVGEMRSSLGELTSKLLSLEAYSSELKKALKKATSTKNNVQSHSKRSARSVGVSRDDSLPVSQEVMVEGFLQIVSEARLSIKQFCKVLLQQVEDADNGLADKLSLLLQPYQLTLADKHSKVILYHLEALMNQAMYQDFENCTFQKNGPPRCLDPKQDLQENFASFVALRNLSWNEVLKKGTKYYCEDFSRFCDQKMSCIVSTLSWSWPWAEQLLQCFFVAAKCIWLLHLLAFSFSPPLMVLRVEENRAFDPMYMEEIQVERQRSQQNPSRVKIMAMPGFYVQDRVLKCRVICRYS; encoded by the exons ATGGCCGCGGAGGCCGCCTCTGGCCCGTCGTcctccgcccgcccgcccgccgcgTTCCCGGCCACGcgccaggaaatccaggcggccatcGCCAAGGCCACCGAGCTGCGCGCGCTCCACGCCGCGCTCCTGCAGGGCGGCGGCGCCAATGCCGCCGCGTGTGCCGCCTACGCTGGCCGCAGCCCCGCCGTCATCCGCGTGCCGCCCGCCGCGTCGCCGGCGTTCCCCAGGGCCGCTGCCGTCGCCGAGGACTACCCCGTCTTCACCCCG GCTTATGGTGAAGAGCCTTTGGGTGGAATGAACTGCATTCGCCAAGACAACCGGAGCCTATCTGAGAACTGGAGCGGAATCGGTCTAGACCATGAAGGTGCTGAAGATGAGGTGGCCTTCTCGGATCTCGACAATCACAACACATTCTCTTCGTCCAACAGCGAGCTCCATTTCTCTTCATCAAATGAGCATACGCGGAACAGAATCCCTCGTAGAAACCATCATTCATTCCTTCATCCTGCTCTCTCTGCTGACAGCTTCCTCAAGTCGGCCAGCAGGAGAACAGATTCAGCAGAATCGAAGGCTACGACCACGTGCAACACTTGCAAGCCTGCGACAATCAGCAGGGGCCCTGAAGCTGATGCCAATGCTCTGAAGAACCTCAGCAGTGTTGTGCCACAGTCGAATCACCACCCCTCCGTCGGCTCGCGTACAAGGCAAAAAGGGACAAACGTGCTCTCATGGCTGTTACCCaagtcgaagaggaagacgaaaTCAGACATGTCACCGAGCACCGCCGAATGTGAGAACATGTCGCAGCTTCTCAAGGAGTGGGGGGTGTTTTCACTAGAATCTCTGAAGAAGGAGCTTGCTGAGGCCAATGAGCATAGGGACGCTGCTCTTCAAGAAGTTGGAGAGATGAGATCGTCTTTGGGAGAACTAACTAGCAAGCTACTGAGCTTGGAAGCGTATTCCTCAGAACTGAAGAAGGCTCTAAAGAAAGCAACGAGCACCAAAAACAACGTGCAATCTCACTCGAAGCGATCAGCGAGATCAGTGGGTGTCAGCAGGGACGATTCATTGCCCGTCAGTCAGGAAGTAATGGTGGAAGGGTTCTTGCAGATAGTATCGGAAGCCCGTCTCTCCATCAAACAGTTCTGCAAGGTGCTGCTCCAGCAAGTCGAAGACGCCGACAATGGGCTGGCAGATAAGCTGAGCTTGCTCCTGCAGCCATATCAGCTCACACTGGCCGACAAGCACTCGAAAGTGATACTGTATCATCTGGAAGCTCTGATGAACCAAGCGATGTACCAAGACTTCGAGAACTGCACGTTCCAAAAGAACGGGCCGCCCAGGTGCCTCGACCCCAAGCAGGACCTCCAGGAGAACTTCGCGTCGTTCGTCGCGCTGCGCAACCTGAGCTGGAACGAGGTCCTGAAGAAGGGCACCAAGTACTACTGCGAGGACTTCAGCCGGTTCTGCGACCAGAAGATGAGCTGCATCGTGTCCACGCTGAGCTGGTCGTGGCCGTGGGCCGAGCAGCTGCTGCAGTGCTTCTTCGTGGCCGCCAAGTGCATCTGGCTGCTCCACCTTCTGGCGTTCTCGTTCAGCCCGCCGCTGATGGTGCTGCGGGTCGAGGAAAACCGGGCCTTTGATCCGATGTACATGGAGGAGATCCAGGTTGAGCGG